A region of the Pseudoprevotella muciniphila genome:
CAGTTCCTTTTGCTTCTCTATTGCCTCTATCTTCTTCGCAAATTGCTGTTGGAGGTGGAGAGGGGGGAGAGGCAAATTATACTGTTCCATACCATGCTTTGTTAAATGAACCATTCCTATGCCATGAACATCGTTCATAAAGGTATTAGTCATAGTGTTTAGCAAATAACAATAAAACATTTTGTTAAGTTGCTCCTCATCAAACATAACTTTCCATATATGATAGTGATAAATGACTTTTTCTCCATTCCAAATAAAAGCACCAAATGAAGCAGACCACGCAAATAACAAATCTCCATTGTCGCAATACTTGTTATCTTCTAATTCCAAATCAGAATAATAGTAATTGCTATTGGTAAAGAAATTGCCAACTCTTAGAACCTTATACTTTCCTTCATCTAATAGTTCGTCTTGCTTATATGCTCTGCCATTTATAAGAGTAGATACTTCCTCTAATTTCTTAATTTCCCATCCCTTTTCATTCATTACAGGGTCACCAAACATATCATAGAATATGGCTTGTGCGAGTTGTTCATATTCTTTGAGTTGTTCCTTTTTCTTCTCGATGATGCCCGAAAGAAGGTCAAGTTCAGATACTATACGCTCCTGAACGGGAAGAGGAGGGATGGGGATTTGTATTTCTTTAAGGAGTTTATAATGGCGTGAATATCCTAAACTTGGTATTTTGCACCATTTCAAATAATATAAGAAAAACTTGGCATTTAATTTGTCTATCGGTTGTAGTATCTTAACTCCATCTGCCCCAAGAACAAAATCAAAATCTATATATTTCAATGTTCTAGTGTGGTCGCCAAATATCACCACAGGTTTATTGACCTTAAATACATCAGAACCATTATCCCAATAGCCAGAAATCATATCATCTTCTTGAGAAATGATAGGATAGAGGCCTTTTCCTTTGTAGTCAGAAGATTGAACTTTAGTCGTATACTTCACCTTCTCAATGCTTTCTTCAAGTTTCCTATATATCCAATTCTCTTTCATTTATTCCGAACAGTTATAGTCTTTCATGTTAACATTTGCTGTTTTTTGCTTATCGCAAAAATACGAAATAATTTGAAAACAATTATTGTTGTCCGCAAAACTTATTCTTGTCCGCTAAAACGGGCTGAAAGTCCGTAAAGCCCATAGCACAGGGCAACGCCCTGGGGGATAAGGTCAATGGCAATGGCGCACTGTAAGTGCAAAAGCAGAACGAGATCAGTATTGAAAAATAATATGGCTTTTGTCCTTTCAGGACGCAAATACTCATACGTCCACATACCCAAGGCGTTCCTTGGGCTATAAGCAGTAAGGCTTTCAGCCTAATCAGCGTGCAGAAAATGATATATCAAAGTCAAAGCGTAAGCCCCTCATAACTCTGCTCATCCTAAAAGCACCTACGCAAACAGACTTGCGGCAGAGTTCTCGAAAATATTACCGGACACCAATAGAAAACAATAAGCATTCACCCCCTAATTTATACAGTCCGTCGCAAGGCCAGTGTCCTTGCCGAGCGATGTAATGGCAATAATCCAAGTCTGAGCGGCAATGTCCGTTTAATCCGCGTCCTTCGCGTTCTGAAACAGTGCGACAGAGTGTTACAGTTTGCCAAAAAAGAAATAATTATTATTTTTGCGATACAAACCGCTTATGCTTGAACGATATCACATAACAGTGCACCGGGTCAGAGGCATATTCCTATGCCTCGCCATCCTTACGTCTTCATCTTTGTCATCGCAGAATAACGTACAAATTGATGAATATGACTTTGATGGCAACGTAAAGTCGATAGTCAAGGATATGGCAGAAGCAAAAACGAAAGGGCAGGACACGGAAGCCATGCGGGCGAAGTTGTTTAGAAACGAACTGGGGCAGGCGCTGATGGGCAGGGTAAGCAATGTCATGATTGTTGACAGCGCAGTCATAGAGTACAGCCGCTTGCCGGAACTCTACCAAGACTTTACGATAACCATACGAAGTAACAACAAATGCTTTTCTTCTGTCTTTGAAAATTCCGACCGTACGCGTCGTTTAATACCGACTGTCGATGAGAAAGGCTTTCTGAAGATGGCAGAGTCGGTAAGAATTGGTTCTGATGCCTGGAGCCGTCCGGTCATGTTGCCTGAGTTTGAGCATGAGTCGGAGCAGGTGAATTTCCCATACCTTTCTGCTGATGGCAGGACGATGTACTATAGTGTTCAGAACGAGCACACGCTCGGAGGTTATGACATCCTTGTTTCCTGTTTCGATGAAACGACGGGAAAGTTCAGCAATGGCGTCAATCTTGGTTTACCCTTTAATTCTCCCTGGAACGATTTTCTCTTCGTATGGGACGAAACGTTGCGCTATGGCAAGTTTGCTACCGACCGCAACACACCTAAAGGCTATGTACGCGTATATACCTTTGTGGAAGGCGACAGCATAAAGTTCCTTCAAGATGTTGATAATGAAAGCCGAAAGGTATTTGCCAGTACATGTCAACTCAAATCAGACTCTCTTTCAAACGACCACGCCAGTCAGCATTTGAATGATTTACGCCAGGCAATCAAGCAGAAAACCAGCGACAGGGCAACAGTGAATACTTCTGGCAGAATTGTAATTACGGATGACGTGGTCTGTTCCAATGATTCTGAACTAAAAAGCCCTAATGCCAGGAGAATTGCCGCAGATCTCAGGAAACAGGAAGCGATGTTGATCGATAAGGCGAGAATACTTGAAGAAAAGCGCAAAGCCTATCACAACGCACCGTCCGACCAGTTAAGGAAAGAGATACTGTCGATTGAAAGTGAAGTGGATAAACTTGAAACAACAATAGCGACGATGCTTATAAACATACGTCAGGCAGAAATAAAAATCTAAAAACAGCATATTATGAAAAAGTATTTTGAACCCTCAGAGTTGATAATCAACGACGACAATTCAGTATTTCATCTCCATCTGAAGCCGGAAGAACTCGCAGACAAGGTCATCCTCGTAGGCGATCCGGGACGTGTACCTACAGTTGCCGCTCATTTTGAGGAAAAGGAATGTGATGTAGAAAACCGCGAGTTCCATTCCATTACGGGAACATACAACGGCAAGAGGATAACCGTGCTGAGTACGGGTATCGGTTGCGACAACATAGACATAGTACTCAACGAACTCGACGCACTCGCCAATATCGACTTTCAGACACGTGAAGAGAAAGACCAACTGCGTATGCTCGACATCGTGAGAATCGGCACCTGCGGAGGGTTGCAGGAGACTGTTCCCGAAGGCACGTTCATCGCCTCCGTAAAGAGCATCGGTTTCGACGGTTTGCTCAACTTCTACGGCGGAAGAAACGATGTTTGCGACCTTGAACTGGAAGACGCTTTCATCAAGCACATGCAGTGGACTGGTAATCAGTGCATACAGCATCCTTACGTTATTGATGCCAATGCAGAACTGACAGAACGCGTGGCAGGTGATGATATGGTAAGAGGAATCACCGTGGCATGCGGCGGATTTTTCGGACCTCAGGGACGCGAGTTGCGCATTCCTTTGGCAGACCCGCACCAGAACGAAAAAATCATGTCGTTTGAGCACAAAGGGCTGAAAATCACGAATTTTGAGATGGAAAGTAGTGCCGTAGCAGGTCTGTCAAGGCTGTTGGGCCACCGCGCCATGACTTGCTGCATGGTCATAGCCAACAGAGTGGCACACCGCGCCAACACAGGCTATAAGAACACCATAGACCATCTCATACAAATCGTGCTCGACAGGATTTGAACAAACAGTTTGTCATCTGATACCAAAGTGTTCACGATGTTCATGGCGTTCACAGCGTTCATGGCGTTCACGGTGTTCATGCGTTCACGGTGTTCACACTCCTCAAGCGTGAACGCGTGAACACTTTCGCTTAAATTATCAAGTAACAAACTGAATATCAAGTGTTTATGTAAATAAACAGGTGTTCACGCTATTTGTCCGATATATATTACACATGAATTTTTATCAGACAACAATAGTTTTTTTAGGCAATTATATAGGGCTTGACCAAAATAACAATAATAAACTATATGAACAACAAAAATATTTCAAAAGAACAAATAATCAACAAAGCAATTCAAAATGCTATAAATGAATTTTTAAAATCATTAGAAAAAAGGAATAGTGGTTCAGCACGTATTGATGGTGAAATACCTGATGTGAGAGAATACATAAAAACCTTCGATAATATAAATTCTTATGATATATATAATACAATGATTGATGAAGGTTTAATAAAGACTTACCCAATAGATAAGACTATAAATTATATAGTAAGAAAATATGGATTGGATAACCGTCAAGTACGTGTTTCACCTATAAATAATGGGATTGTTGATGTTGATATTATAACCATAATTCTTAGAAACACAATTGATAGTAACACATTAGGAGATATTAAACATGATTTCCAAACTTGTGGGTACTTTAATAACCAAAAACCAACACAAATTCATAATACAAATTATTTGTTTTTTTGTTTTGAGCCAAAATTTAGTCAAGATGTTACTACAATGGTTAGACAGAATTATCGTTACTTGTATCACAGTTCACCTAAAATCTTTCAAGATAAGGTAATGAGATGTGGTTTAATACCCAAATCTAAAAACACTCTCTTCTTATATCCTGATAGAACATTTTTGATGGTTGGTGATAATCTAAATTCACAACAAATTAATGTTTTAAAAAATGTACAAACTGAAAGAAATTCTAATTGCAACACTTTAAACCAAAAAGAAACTAAAGAACACATACTCATAACAATAGATGTATCAAAAATACCACAAGATGTTAAATTTTATTGTGATCCATTATCACATCGTGCTATTTTCACAAATGACAACATCCCAAGACATTCCATAGTCAATGTTGAACCATTCACATTATAAAAAGTTTAAGATGTTGTTAATTTTTAGGTAAACTTTTTTAATTCAATCAATCCTTGACTAATGATAAAAAAAATGAAAGATAACAGATTCTTATATTATTCCTAAAAACAACAGGGGTCAAACCCTATATAATTTCCTTTTTTTATTTTCAAGAATAACAGACGTATTGTTGAGCGTATGCCAAAAATTATAGAATTTATTCTCAAAAAAAAACTTGATGTGTATGAACTGAAAGAGTTGGTTGTACAGAAAATAATAATTCTAAAAATAATAATTCTTAAATTCTCAAATTGATTAACATATAATCTATTATAAAGGTTAAATAATTGATAATTAATCTTTTAACTGATATTTTGTGTCAAGTGTTCACGCGTTCACGCTTGAGGAGTGTGAACACCGTGAACGCATGAACACCGTGAACGCTGTGAACACTGTGAACGCCGTGAACATCGTGAACGCTGTGAACACCATGAAAGTGAAATGATGTTTTCCGTTTTACAATCCTATTTCATTAAGCATTTCTTTGTAAAAAGCAGCCTTCTTTTCGAGTTTCATGGGGTATGCCCTGCTACTGCTCGGCAACCTGTAAAGTTTCATGGCCCTGCCTTCGGCACTGAATTCGGTGTAATCGCCCATCTTTGGCAGATGGTTTATGCCATAGTGCTGACAAATGGTGTCGGTTGCTTTCTGGCCGGTCGTAACAATAGCCCTACATAGCGGCAACTTGTTCAAAAGTGCATCAACATCCGTCGGGCGCACCACTTCAAGGTCTTTGTCAGCGGCATTACCTTGTAAGCGTATAACTGCTTCTGCCGTGTCGTATAATGCTACGCCGATTGTATTCAAAAAAAACACCAATTCCGTTTCTTTGAACAGTTTTTGTTCGGTATCAATGAAATGGCTGGCATCGTTGAAATAAATCAAGCCGAAAATCCGCCACATATCGTTGTTGAAATTGGGATAGTAGAATTTCATTTTCCATCGTTTTTCCTGCGGTGGAAAACTGCCAAGCATCAGCAACTTTGCATGCTTCGGCAAGAATGGTTCGAATGGATGTTCTTCAATGATATGTTCTTCCGTAATCGACATAAGAAATGCTGTATCTACAAAACCCTGCTACCACCTGCGTTCTCCGTTCTTATGGTATTTCTTTTTCTTGTAGAAATTGATACCGGCATACACATTAAAGTAGGTTAAGGCATTAGTTACTGAATAGTTGGATTTGCCATAGTTGAAAAGATGGTTGACCACGGACGTACCGACATACCATCGGCTTGTGTTCCATACGAATCCTAACCTTGAAACGACATCTACATTCAGGTTACGAACGTCCATCCACATGTTCTTAGTAACAGTCTGGAGCGACTCGTTATGCGACTGCCCTTTAGTGTGTCTGTATCCGAGCGATGGCATTACGGATACAGCCAGAAGCAGATTACGGGCGCACACCCAGTTATAGCCATATCCAAAACTGATGTTGTAGTTTTGGTAGTCGTATCCCGTGTTCTTCAACTCATCCATCAGGTACTCGTCATTTTCTCCTCTGAGTTCAGGTGGTAGCAATTCATGATTGAACGTACACTTCTGTTTGTCGTATCTCAAGCCAAGCATCCACGAGCCGCAGCTTTTGCGCTGTATGGTGCTCTGACTGAATGCAGCGGGGTAGGAGAAATGTTTATGATTGAAAACATAGTAGAGGTTGAAACTCAGTGTGTTGTTGCGCATGCCATTGAATTTCACGCCCCTTACATTGGTCTTAAGAGAATCAAACCCACTGACATGGCCTATGGTGTAGTTGCCGTTGTTCTTTACATATACAAAATCAAATCCTATCCTTGAACTGTAAAGGCTCAGGGTGAATTCTGTCTGTTTGCCTGCCTTTTGCGGTCTTGCTACGTCGAAAGTATAACCCAAGAACAACCATCTCCAGCCAAAGTAAGGACCTATGCGGAATGCAGCAGTAGGATTGAGTTGTATGCTCTGTTTCCTGCCGTTATCGTTTCCCGCTCTTATATAGTAAGACTGGTAAACATTCGTGTTCTGGAGCATGAACGAATAGTTGTAGAAATTAGGTTCAATCCATGTCTCGTCGATGTCGTCGAATGTCTTTTCAAAATCTCTTTGCCATCCTTCTATAAACTCGTTGATTGACTTTCTGCGCTTTTTGGGTATTTTTTCGGGTATTGTGTCGCTTACTGTCAATGATTCTTTCGGATCAGAGAAAGATGCGACGCTGTTCTGATTGTTTTTATCGCCAACCAGACTGTCGCCACGTACATCCTGCCCATGCATTGTCAAAACACATGAGAAAAACACTGCAATCAGTGCAGCAACTGTCCTGATAGTGGCGATAGACATGTTTTTGTCAGAATTTACCAAGTATGCGGTCCATTACCCAGTTTGCCGATGTTGCACTTATGCAGTCGCAGGTGCAAATGGCTTTGCCTTGTAGGTGTCGGACAACTTTTTCTATAAGCGGACGCTGAACATAGCGTGGATTTTCAACTACTATTTCCTGTTTACCTTCAGACGTGAAGACTATTATAGGCTTGTAACTGAACACCGAGAACTCGAGGCTTCCTTTGTCGCCGATTATCTGTATAGAATCTTCTTTTGCCGATTCGTGCCCTACAAAGCACCATGAGCCAGATCCTGGAAGTCCGTCAGCGAATTTGAAACAGGCGCTTACCGTATCTTCCGTTTCATAAAGCCCGCCACGATTTGCTTTAAAGCCTTCGGCTTCTACTATCGGACCGAATATCTCCTGAAGAAGGTCTATCTGGTGCGGTGCGAGGTCGTAGAAATAACCTCCGCCTGCTATGTCGGGAATAACACGCCATGGAAGGTTCGTTCGGTTATAGTCCAGGTCGCGCGGTGGCACGGAAAAACGAATCTGTACATTGATGGCATTGCCAATCATGCCGTCTGCCACCATCGACTTCGCCTTTTGGAAATAGGGTAGTTCCCGTCGATAGTATGCCACAAAGCAAGGTATGTTTGTCTTCTCCGATATCCTGCAAACGCGCATACAGTCTTCATAATTTGCAGCCAATGGTTTCTCCACATAAACTGGTTTGCCGGATTTCATCGCCATAATGGCAAAGGTGGCATGAGTGGATGGTGGGGTTGCTATGTAAACGGCATTGACGTTAGGATCGTCGATGAGTCTCTGGGCATCATCATACCAACGTGGAATGTTGTGTCGCTCCGCATAAGATTTTGCCTTTTCTATCCTGCGACTCATCACGGCTACGACACTCGAACCTTCTATTTCGTTGAAAGCCGGTCCGCTCTTCCTTTCCGTTACTTCACCACAACCTATGAAGCCCCATTTCACTTTTGGCAATATTTCAGACATAAATGTGTCGTTTTTTTAAGTGTTTTCTAAATTCTCGTTTGTAAAAACTCTTGTATGGTTTTGAGGTAGAACAGAGTTAATACCTTGTTCGCGATGACAAAGACGTATTTCTATGCCATACTTATCATGGAGGTGTTCTGCTAAATGCTGAGCGCAATACACACTGCGGTGCTGACCGCCTGTACATCCGAATGAAAACATCAGGTTCGTAAATCCGCGCTTCATAAAGCACTCTACGTGATGGTCTGCGAGAGGATAAACCGATTTTAAGAAATCGAGTATTTCACCATCGTCTTCCAGGAATTTGATGACTGGTTCATCAAGACCTGTAATAGACTTGTATGGCTCGTATCTACCCGGATTATGTGTACTGCGACAGTCGAACACATAACCGCCGCCGTTGCCCGAGGAATCTTCGGGAATACCCTTCTTGTAACTGAAACTGAAAATTCGGACAACGAGGGGATTTTCCGTCTGATGTGCAAGCAACTCTTTTGCAAGAGGTTGCTTCTCCGCAGATTTTTGCGTTGTTTCCTTACGTTGCGACTTTTCCAGTGCTACCAATCTCTGTAACGTGTCGTACAGACACGGATATTCTGCCGAAGCGCCTTCTTTCAGACACTCATCGAGATTATCGATGGCTGCGGGAATACTGTCGAGGAAGTATTGCTTGTGCTCAAAATAGCCACGCAAGCCATAAGCACCGAGCACCTGAAGCGTGCGGAAAAGTACGAATTTTTTAAGTGTCTTCTTGAATATATCCTTGTCAGTGGGAATTAACTTGCCAAGTTCGTCAAGGTAGGCGTCAATCATCCTTTCTTTTAACTGACGCGGATAGCGTGATGATGCCTGCCATAGGAAACATACCAAATCGTATTGCAACGGTCCCTTTCTGCCGCCTTGATAGTCGATGAGGTAAGGTTTCCCATCCTTCATCATAACATTTCGCGCCTGGAAGTCACGATAGAGGAAATGCTGGGGCATTGTCTTTGAGAGGTGCTGTGAAAAAGTTTCAAAGTCCGCCTCCAAGGCTATTTCGTCGAAATGGAGGTCGCTGGGTTTCAGAAAGCAATATTTGAAATAGTTGAGGTCGAATTTGATTGATGTCGCATCAAACTGACGTGGCGTGAGACACTGGCTGTAGTCTAAGTCTTTGTGGTTTTCTATCTGTATGTGAGGGAGTAGTCTCACGGTTTTTTCGATTTCCGCGCAGTCTTCTTCAGTGTAGTGAAAACCGTTCTCACGCGCATTTTTAAGCAGGTCGTATAATGACGTGTGTCCCAGATCTTCCTGAATATAGCAATTCTCATCCTCGCTTACCGCTAAAATCTGAGGGGCGGGCAGTCCTTTTGCAGAGAGATGCCGGCTCAGGTAGATAAAACTATGATTTTCATCCCACGATGTCCCCACAACACCAATTGTGGATTTCCCCATGTCGTCATAAAGGCGATAGTATTTCCTGTTGCTACCTGCCTTGGGGAGAGGAGAGATGTGCTTGGGGTCAGCACCTTTCCAATCATTATAGAGTTGAATGAGTCGTTTCATGACAGTCTATTTCTTATTCCTCCAGATTTTGTTGATTTTCAATCTGATTGCGATAATATTGAAAACTGAAACTAATATGAATATTATTATACCCGCAATAATTGCGGTCAGTAAACTTTCTTTCACCATTTCCGGGAAAAGCGAGCCAATCATCTTCATATAGTAACCACGCACGGGCAATATCAGTAATATGGCAAGTATTAGCACCATTGCATTCATTCCTATAGTCAGCAACTGGTATGGCAGACTGACGCGCGATGGGCTATAGCCGATCAATAGCAAATTCTGAAGTTTTTCGCTGTTCTTCTGCACAAGCAGATATATGCTAAGCATGAGAATATAAAAAGACAGGGCGCTTATCAGCAAACCTATGAACAGTACAAGCGTGATAACGATTTTCAGGAAATACGTGGCTTTTGCTGCATCGAGTTTGTTGTCCTCAACCTCATAGCCATTCTGATTCATGTAAAGTGAAATGGCATCGTCGGTGGGGTTGTTTACTTTCAGAATAAGTCGGGTAGGTTCCGGTGTTTTTTCAGGTGCAAAAGTCTTGTTGCTCCATGTGATGAACTCCATCGGTACGAGAATCGTATTAAGGCGGCTACTAAAACCAATCACCTTGCCTTTCATTTCGCGTTCTTCTGTATCTCCTTTGATACGTATTTTCATCTCTATCATGCCTACAAGACCATTCGATACTTTAGGGAGACCTCTGCTTTGTGCAAAGCCGAAGTTATAGAGCGCAATGTACGTACTCGGAATGATGACCGGCACACTGTCGCTGCCTTCAGTGTATGACCAGTCGGCTTTCTTGTTGTCAACAAACTGGTCAGGCACCGCCTCGAAAAACATCTCCGTGCTCAATGCGTCCGACCCTTTCAGGCCCATAGTGGCATTTACTTTGTACTGCGATGAAGTAAACTCACCTGCGTCAACACAGAAGGACTGAGACCGAATGTCCTCTATTTCTCCTTTTTTGAAGGCGTTGTTGCTGCCTGAAAGAGATTTTACGGTACTGATGTGTTTTGAAATGACGATGAAATTGTCGTCGAAAGCATCGTCCATTGTAAAGAGAGGGACTACGTCCTTATAAAACTGTATGCCGAGCATGATGACCCACATGCCGAACAGGTTGGCAAGGAAGAAGCCTGCCAACTGAAATATGTTGATGTGCTGCCTGAGCAAGCGCCAGATTAGGGACATGAGTTATATGAATTATGGAATGTTCTGTTAATTCTGATAATTATTTATATCCTAAAGATGCAATACATGGTCGTAGTTGATTTCAACGTGTTTGCCAATGCTTGTAATTATCACACCTGCTCCTTGACGTTTCGCTTCTTCGAGCATAATGTCGCACATGATGTTGGAATTGCTGTCGTCGAGATGACTGATGGGTTCATCTGCGAGGATAAAATCGAAAGGCTGCACCAGCGCACGAATCATTGCTACGCGCTGTTGCTGACCAAAACTCATAATTCCCACCTTGCTGTTCCATTTCTCAATTATTCCAAGGCGTTCAAACCATTCCTTGATCTGACTTTCATCCTTGAAGCCTGTCAAGTTGTTCTTAATCTGTATGTTTTCGTATGCCGTAAGTTCCGGAAAGAGGCGTAGTTCCTGGAATACATGGCTCAGCGATGTCTGGCGAAGCGTAGTCCATTTGTTCACGCTGAATGAAGATATGTCTTCGCCGTCGAATTCTATCTTGCCCGAATAGTCATTCCGATAGCCAATGATGTAACTGCATAGTGATGATTTTCCTGTGCCCGACATGGCTTCCACAAGGTAGGTCTTGCCTTTCTCAAACGCAATATCCTTCTGCCATACATCGCTTTTTATGTCTGTACGGTCCTTGAAAACATTGGGTAGGGTATGGTGTAATGAAATCTTGTCCATAATTATTACTGATATGTTTCTACTTCTGTTTTTGCAGTTCTGTTCGTCGTGGCTTTGTATGTAATGCTCTTGATATTGCCAAAAAGTTTCACGAGGGTGGGGTGTTTCTCCTGCAATGCCTTGTTGTTCTGAAGCGGCAGGAAGTTGAGATGAAAATAGAACTTCAGACCTTTTGCCTGCTCTGAAATTTTCGCCCCATCAAATGCTGCTTCGGAAAGTTTTTTCTTCGACTCAATGACAACAGGTGAGCCTTCTTTCGTCTTCCCTGTGAGCAAACATGCTGCATGGAGATTTTCATCAATGTTTTCTATGCAGAAAGAATAGCCCCCTGTCATTTCTTTTATCTTTTGCTTGACATTCGTGCTGTCGTTGAAAGACGCAAAGAGCATCTGCATCGTATTGTCCTTGTTGATGATTTTTGAGAGTTGCCCGTATTCTGCATTTCCAGCCATGAAGAGCAAATTGTTACAGCCCACGCCTTCGGGTTCTACAGTTGAGATTTGTGTGTTCTTTTTTTCTGCAGTGTTCATTATGCGTAGAATATCTTCGTCTTCACTGGTGATGTTACAATCTGCCAACCATTTTCCGCCTTCATTCTTCGCGTTTGCATATATCAGCACTTTTTCTGCTTCACAGGTGTCAGGAATACACATTTTGAAAGGCAGGTTGTATGGCATGGGAATGACTTCAAGTTTTGAAAACAGGCGAATATCTCCATCTGAAGCCATCATCTGTTTGTAGCGGTCAGTATGCCCAAACCCTTCGTCTGCCGATGCATCGAGCATTATCGACAATGTCCGCCTGATATGTGCCTGATCTTCAATCGTGCTCGGACCAAGTGCCAGAAAAACATCATCAGTCCAACACAACTGCCAGGCGTCGCCAAACCACAGCCACTGCGCACCATCACCTTTTTCTATTTTCTGATTCGGAAAAGACTGTGCCACTTTGTCTTTATTATCCACCTTAATCGCCATGCCGTAGTATTCGTTCGGTGTAATAAATACATAGGATGGCTCTGTGAAGTCCAGGCCTTCCACATTGAGATTTACGATGTCTCTCATCAGTTGCTGAAGCGCTTCACCAGTTTCTTCATTCGAGGGTGTTATCACGACGACAGCCTTCGATTTGGCAGGTATATGGTCGATGACATCCTTATTGCGTATCAACAAAAAAGCAAGAAGCCCCGCAACTATTGCTGCAAGGACAATGCAAATAACTGTTATATACTTCTTTTTCTTTGTCATTGGCTTATTCTTTTCTTCATCCACATCATGAAAACTGCAGCCACTCCTGCTGTTTCCGTGCGCAAACGGCTCTCACCGAGACTGACACTTCTGAATCCAGCCTTATTTGCAAGTTCCACCTCTTCGAGTGTGAAATCGCCTTCAGGCCCTATAAGGACCAACGATGGCACGTCTGGCGACACTACGTCGTATAAGAAAGGGCTTGGTGTACTGCCGCCTTCGGAAATCAAAGAACCGCTGCCATTTCCATAGCAGTGAGCAATGAATTTTTCGCCATCAAATTGTTGATTTATGAACGACTTAAATGCAGTGATGTCATGAATTTCGGGTTTGAAA
Encoded here:
- a CDS encoding ATP-binding cassette domain-containing protein, whose product is MDKISLHHTLPNVFKDRTDIKSDVWQKDIAFEKGKTYLVEAMSGTGKSSLCSYIIGYRNDYSGKIEFDGEDISSFSVNKWTTLRQTSLSHVFQELRLFPELTAYENIQIKNNLTGFKDESQIKEWFERLGIIEKWNSKVGIMSFGQQQRVAMIRALVQPFDFILADEPISHLDDSNSNIMCDIMLEEAKRQGAGVIITSIGKHVEINYDHVLHL
- a CDS encoding DUF4836 family protein → MTKKKKYITVICIVLAAIVAGLLAFLLIRNKDVIDHIPAKSKAVVVITPSNEETGEALQQLMRDIVNLNVEGLDFTEPSYVFITPNEYYGMAIKVDNKDKVAQSFPNQKIEKGDGAQWLWFGDAWQLCWTDDVFLALGPSTIEDQAHIRRTLSIMLDASADEGFGHTDRYKQMMASDGDIRLFSKLEVIPMPYNLPFKMCIPDTCEAEKVLIYANAKNEGGKWLADCNITSEDEDILRIMNTAEKKNTQISTVEPEGVGCNNLLFMAGNAEYGQLSKIINKDNTMQMLFASFNDSTNVKQKIKEMTGGYSFCIENIDENLHAACLLTGKTKEGSPVVIESKKKLSEAAFDGAKISEQAKGLKFYFHLNFLPLQNNKALQEKHPTLVKLFGNIKSITYKATTNRTAKTEVETYQ
- a CDS encoding ABC transporter permease, whose amino-acid sequence is MSLIWRLLRQHINIFQLAGFFLANLFGMWVIMLGIQFYKDVVPLFTMDDAFDDNFIVISKHISTVKSLSGSNNAFKKGEIEDIRSQSFCVDAGEFTSSQYKVNATMGLKGSDALSTEMFFEAVPDQFVDNKKADWSYTEGSDSVPVIIPSTYIALYNFGFAQSRGLPKVSNGLVGMIEMKIRIKGDTEEREMKGKVIGFSSRLNTILVPMEFITWSNKTFAPEKTPEPTRLILKVNNPTDDAISLYMNQNGYEVEDNKLDAAKATYFLKIVITLVLFIGLLISALSFYILMLSIYLLVQKNSEKLQNLLLIGYSPSRVSLPYQLLTIGMNAMVLILAILLILPVRGYYMKMIGSLFPEMVKESLLTAIIAGIIIFILVSVFNIIAIRLKINKIWRNKK